Genomic segment of Thermoanaerobaculia bacterium:
GTCACCGGCGAGCTCGTGCACGTCGTGCCCGAGCAGTTCACTTCCTTCACCGTGACGTCGACGTTCTGCGGGAACGTCGTGTCCGGGCCCTGGGCATTGGCCGGGGGGGTGATCGCGATGATCTGGGTCGGCGACACGGAAACGACCTGGGCCTCCAGCGTCCCGCCGAAGAACACCTGGACGGGAGCGGAGAATCCGCTGCCGACGATCGTCACTCGCGTTCCCCCGATCTTCGTCCCGGAGGCCGGCAGGATGGCCGTGACGATGGGCTGATTGTCGCTCGTGTACGTGAAGCAGCTCGCGGAAGCGAGCGTCTGGCCGTTGAGCAGGACGTCCACCTCGACCGGTGTGGCCGGAAGTCCGGCCAGCTCGGGGAAGGCGGGCGTGGTGACGCTGATCTGCGAGTCGGTGAGCGCCGTGATGATCCCCTGGTGGACGACGCCGCCGGAGCGGAAGAACACCCGGACGTTCGACGTGTTCGTCCCGAAGCCGCCGCCGCTGATCGTGATCGGCGTGCCGCCGGAGACGGGGCCCGTGTGCGGGCTCGCGCAGACCGAGATGAAGGGGCCGGTCGGAACGCCGTTCGACTGGAAGTTCACCGACGTCGTACCGGTCGCCGACTTGGCGCCGACGGTGACCCTGCCGGTGATGGTGGCCGGACCGACGGTATTGCTGCAGATCGCCGTGGTCGTCGCGCCGTTGGTCGTCACGAGCGAGATCGTCTGGAGTCCGTTCTGGGCGAACGTGCCGAACGTGGAAGAGAGCGTGACCGAGGTTCCCGACGGCACCGGGGCGCCGTTCTGGGTGGCGTTGACCGTCACCAGGGAGCAGTTCCCCTGGATGGGATTCGTCGGATTCG
This window contains:
- a CDS encoding IPT/TIG domain-containing protein — protein: MRNANIPKPKEAPMRLTLNRIVALAAIAAAGLMAGCSADSPGPTSTPPPGPGTNGLAITLVANPTNPIQGNCSLVTVNATQNGAPVPSGTSVTLSSTFGTFAQNGLQTISLVTTNGATTTAICSNTVGPATITGRVTVGAKSATGTTSVNFQSNGVPTGPFISVCASPHTGPVSGGTPITISGGGFGTNTSNVRVFFRSGGVVHQGIITALTDSQISVTTPAFPELAGLPATPVEVDVLLNGQTLASASCFTYTSDNQPIVTAILPASGTKIGGTRVTIVGSGFSAPVQVFFGGTLEAQVVSVSPTQIIAITPPANAQGPDTTFPQNVDVTVKEVNCSGTTCTSSPVT